The following nucleotide sequence is from Ignavibacteriales bacterium.
TTGCATTCTACCGTGCGTTCAAGAATGCCGATTATAGAAAAGACCCGGATGGTTTTAAGATGTTTATCTGGTCGGTTGCCGGTTTAGCTGGACTTATTATTGCCGGAATGAGCGCTGCCTATATTTTATTGCCTATAATCTTCCATTATACAGAATAATTTGAGGGTTTTGATGCCCGTCATTTGCTCTCTCCCTAAATTCCTCGTAAATTATAGCCATTCAAAAATAAATACATAGATATGAAATTCTCAAAAGATGTTTTGAAAATAAATACAAAAGCAGAAATTGAAAAAATTGCTTCCGCAATCCGTGAACACGTTATCGATACACTTCATAAAAGAGGTGCGGTGGTTGGAATCTCCGGAGGAATTGACAGCTCAGTTTGCGCCGCGCTTTGCGTTAGCGCTCTGGGTAAAGAAAATGTTTTCGGTTTATTTATGCCCGAACGAGATTCATCATCGGAATCACTCTTGCTCGGTACTTTATTGGCAAAAACTTTTGGCATAAATTCGATAGTGGAAGATATCAAGCCATTATTGGAAGGGGCAGGATGCTACCGCCGGCAATCTGAAGCGATACGTGAAGTATTTCCTGAGTATGGATATAATTGGAAATCTAAAGTAACCATTCCATCAATTTTGGATAAAGAAAGATTAAATGTTTTACGCATAACCGTTGAATTACCAACGGGAGAACAAAAAACCACTCGCATGCCTATAGGCGCTTATCTTAAACTCATCGCCGCAACAAACTGGAAGCAGCGTTCACGAAAGATAATGGAATATTATCACGCCGACCGTTTGAATTACGCAGTTTGCGGTACACCGAACAGATTGGAATATGATCAGGGTTTCTTTGTTAAGAATGGCGATGGCAGCGCCGACTTCAAACCAATCGCCCATTTATATAAATCTCAGGTGTATATGATCGCTGAAGCTCTTGGAGTTCCGAAGGAAATCAGATCGAGACCTCCCACAACCGATACTTATTCTCTTCCACAAACGCAGGAAGAATTTTATTTCGCTTTGCCGTACGACAAAATGGATTTATGTTTGTATGGCATCAACCATAATATTTCTCCCGCAGATGTTGCACCGGCAGTTGAATTAACGGCAGAGCAAGTTGAACGTGTTTACAAAGATATAGAATCAAAAAGGCGAGGAACAAAATTCCTTCATTTAAGTCCGCTTCTTGTTGAACCGGTTATCGAGATAAAACATTAAAATATTATGTGTGGAATTGCCGGACATGTAAATTTACGCGATAATTTATCTCCACCATCAGTTGAATTATTAGGACAAATGATTGGTGCACTCCACCATCGCGGACCGGATGAGTTCGGTTATTACCGCGATGCATACGCCGGACTCGCTCACGCGCGCCTTTCCATAATTGATCTTTCAACCGGTCAGCAACCGCTATGCAATGAGGATGAAACGTTATGGCTTATTTTAAATGGTGAAATTTTTAATTACGTAGAATTGCGGAATGAACTTAAACGTTATCATCATCAGTTCCGGACTCAATCCGATACCGAAGTGATAGTTCATGCATATGAACAATGGGGAGAAGATTGCTTCAGTAAATTTAACGGTCAGTGGGCAATAGCGTTATGGGATAGTAAACGAAAAAGATTTATCCTTTGCCGCGATCGGGTGGGAGTTCGTCCTATCTTTGTTTATGAAAAAAATAATCAGGTGTGGTTCGCAAGCGAGGTAAAAGCAATATTCGCCGATCCTTCCATTACTCGTGAAATTAATCCAATTGGAATGGATCAAATCTTCACATACTGGGGTACTGTTGCGCCTGTATCAATATTTTCGGGCATAGAAGAAATTCGACCCGGTACGATGAGGATATATGATGTCGGTGGAAATCAACGCGATAAAATTTATTGGCAACCCTCGTTCCCGATCATTGATAAAGAAGAACGACAGCAGATCAATAAAATGAAGTTGCATGAAGCTACTGAAATTTTAGATGAAAAGTTAATGAATGCCACCAAACTTAGAATGCTTCGTTCAGATGTCCCTGTTGGAAGTTATTTGTCGGGTGGGCTCGATAGTTCACTTGTTTCATGGATGGGGCGGCAGGTTAAAGAGGGAGAGTTTAAAACATTTTCCATCAGGTTTGCAGATGCTGAGTTCGATGAAACGGAATATCAACGCATCATGGCATCCACACTCGATAGCGAACATCAGGAAATTACGGTAACCGGAAAAGATATCGCGGAAATATTTCCCGATGTTATTTATCATACTGAACGACCGGTATTACGAACCGCTCCGGCACCGCTTTATTTACTCTCTAAACTTGTAAATAATTTCGGTTTCAAAGCTGTGCTCACGGGTGAAGGTGCTGATGAAATGTTCGCCGGCTACGATTTATTCAGAGAAGATAAAATTCGCCGGTTCATGGCGAATAATCCCGATTCGAAAATTCGTTCAAAACTTTTCGATAAATTATATCCGTATCTCGCCAGATCGCCACAACAGGCAAAGGGGATGGCAATCGAATTCTGGAAACGCGGACTTGACAAAGTTAACTCATCTTCTTTTTCACACGATCCACGTTGGAATACAACATCTAACCTGAAGAAATTTTTTTCTGATGAGATTCAAAAGAAGCTTCAAGCAAAAAAATATCCCGACATCTTGGCTGATCTTCCAATAGAATTTTCATCATGGGATCAGCTTTCTCGTGCGCAATATCTGGAAATCTTAACTTTATTCTCACCTTACATCATCTCATCCCAGGGTGACCGGATGCTGATGGCTCACTCTGTAGAGGGTAGATTTCCATTCTTGGATAAAGATGTAATGGAATTCGCGAATAACCTTCCGCCTGAATATAAATTGATCGGACTAAATGAAAAGAACATCCTGAAACGTTTGGCGAAAGGAAAAATTCCCGATGCGATCATCAACCGGAAAAAGCAGCCATATCGTGCACCGGATGCGGTTAGTTTTCTTTTGGAAGACGCGCCGGATTATGTTGATGAAATGTTCTCTGAACAATCACTTGTCAGAACTGGATTATTCAATCCAAAGACTGCACGTTCACTATTCGAGAAATGCAAATCAGTTATTAAAACAGGTAAATCAATTCTGAGTAATAACGATAACATGGGAATTGTGGGGATTTTATCTTCACAGCTTTTATATTTTAAGTATATTCCGTATAATGATTACTCAAATCGCAGAAAGATAGAATTTAAAACAAGAATTGATAAGATTGGTTGAGAAAATAAAAAATGGTAAAGGATAAAATATGACGAGCGAGGAAATCGGAATTTCGGTTAGTAAATATATCAGTAAAACTTTCCTGTTCGACGAGAAGAAAAAGGTCGATGAAAATGTTTCATTGTTAGAGACAGGTGTCATAGATTCTACCGGGGTTCTGGAGTTGATATCATTTCTTGAATTGACATACAATTTAAAATTTGAAGATGATGAACTGATCGGTGAAAATTTCGATTCGGTAGGAAAGATCAAGAATTTCATGGCAAAGAAACTCTCACTTCCAACCAATTGATTCCATGGCGGTTAGTG
It contains:
- the nadE gene encoding NAD(+) synthase, with amino-acid sequence MKFSKDVLKINTKAEIEKIASAIREHVIDTLHKRGAVVGISGGIDSSVCAALCVSALGKENVFGLFMPERDSSSESLLLGTLLAKTFGINSIVEDIKPLLEGAGCYRRQSEAIREVFPEYGYNWKSKVTIPSILDKERLNVLRITVELPTGEQKTTRMPIGAYLKLIAATNWKQRSRKIMEYYHADRLNYAVCGTPNRLEYDQGFFVKNGDGSADFKPIAHLYKSQVYMIAEALGVPKEIRSRPPTTDTYSLPQTQEEFYFALPYDKMDLCLYGINHNISPADVAPAVELTAEQVERVYKDIESKRRGTKFLHLSPLLVEPVIEIKH
- the asnB gene encoding asparagine synthase (glutamine-hydrolyzing); this encodes MCGIAGHVNLRDNLSPPSVELLGQMIGALHHRGPDEFGYYRDAYAGLAHARLSIIDLSTGQQPLCNEDETLWLILNGEIFNYVELRNELKRYHHQFRTQSDTEVIVHAYEQWGEDCFSKFNGQWAIALWDSKRKRFILCRDRVGVRPIFVYEKNNQVWFASEVKAIFADPSITREINPIGMDQIFTYWGTVAPVSIFSGIEEIRPGTMRIYDVGGNQRDKIYWQPSFPIIDKEERQQINKMKLHEATEILDEKLMNATKLRMLRSDVPVGSYLSGGLDSSLVSWMGRQVKEGEFKTFSIRFADAEFDETEYQRIMASTLDSEHQEITVTGKDIAEIFPDVIYHTERPVLRTAPAPLYLLSKLVNNFGFKAVLTGEGADEMFAGYDLFREDKIRRFMANNPDSKIRSKLFDKLYPYLARSPQQAKGMAIEFWKRGLDKVNSSSFSHDPRWNTTSNLKKFFSDEIQKKLQAKKYPDILADLPIEFSSWDQLSRAQYLEILTLFSPYIISSQGDRMLMAHSVEGRFPFLDKDVMEFANNLPPEYKLIGLNEKNILKRLAKGKIPDAIINRKKQPYRAPDAVSFLLEDAPDYVDEMFSEQSLVRTGLFNPKTARSLFEKCKSVIKTGKSILSNNDNMGIVGILSSQLLYFKYIPYNDYSNRRKIEFKTRIDKIG
- a CDS encoding acyl carrier protein, which encodes MTSEEIGISVSKYISKTFLFDEKKKVDENVSLLETGVIDSTGVLELISFLELTYNLKFEDDELIGENFDSVGKIKNFMAKKLSLPTN